The genome window TCGAGCCGGGTACGGCGCCGCCGATGTCGTCGTGGTGGCCGAACGCCTGGACGAAGGCGACGACCTCCCCCTTGTGGAACACCGGCACGGTGACGCACAGGTCCGGCAGGTGGCCGATGCCGCCCTCGGACAGGTACACGTCGTTGTGGAAGTAGACGTCACCCGGGCGCATGGTCTCGATCGGGAAGTCCCGCACGATCGGCTGGACCAGCGCCGAGTAGGACCGGCCGGTGAGCTTGCGCAGCTTCACGTCGTGGATGCCGGCCCGGAAGTCGTGCGCGTCGCGGATCATCGGCGAGCGCGCGGTCCGCGCGATCGCGGTCTCGACCTCCTTCTCGACCGAGGCGAGCGTGCCCTGCACGATCTCCACGAGGACCGGGTCGGCGCCGTTCTTCGCGCTCATCGCTCGCTCACCACCACAAGGTTGCCGTAGTCGTCCATGGTCGCGGTGAAGCCCGGGTGCACGGGCAGGGTCGATCCGTACTCCTCGATGACCGCCGGGCCGCGCACCACGGCGCCGGCCCCGAGGTCGCCGCGGCGGTAGATCACCGTGCGGCTCCACTGGTCGAAGTAGACCTGGCGGGTCGCCACCGGGCTCGGCTCCTCGGCCTGCCGCGGCCGCCGCGGGATGGTCGGGCGCTTGATCGGGCCGATCCCGGACACCCGGAAGTTGACGAACTCGACCGCGTGGCGCGGGTCGTTCCGGTACGCGTACCCGTAGAGCCGCTCGTGCTCGGTGTGGAACCGGTCGACGACCGCGGCGAGCCAGGCGGCGTCGATCGGGCCGTCGGGCGCCGGCACCCGCACCTCGTACGCCTGGCCGTAGTAGCGCAGGTCCGCGCTGCGGGCGTAGACGTGCTCGGTGAAGCCTTCGCGGTCGAGCGCGTCGGCCGCCTGGGCCTCCAGCTCCGCGTAGAGCTCCGCCACCTTCTCCGGCGCGGGGTTGCGCGAGACGTAGGTGCGGACGTAGTCGTTCCGGACGTCCACGCTGAGCAGGCCGAACGCCGACAGGTTGCCCGGGTCCGGCGGGACGATCACCGCGGGGAGGCCGAGGATGTCGATCAGGCGGCAGGCGAGCAGCGGGCCGGAGCCGCCGAAGGCCACCATCGGGAACTCGCGGATGTCGAGCCCGCGCTCCACGGTGATCTGGCGGATCGCGTTCGCCTGGTTGAACGCGCTGATCTCCAGGATGCCGGTGGCGCACCGCTCCGGGGTGAGGCCGAGCCTGCCCGCGAGCTCCTCCAGGCCCTTCCGGGCCGCGGCCACGTCGAGGGCGATCTCCCCGCCGAGCAGGTGCGGCGGCACACGGCCGAGGAAGACGTGGGCGTCCGTCACCGTGACCTCGGTGCCGCCCTTGGCGTAGCAGAGCGGCCCCGGGTCCGCCCCGGCGGAGCGCGGGCCGACCTTGAGCGTGCCCTCGGGCGAGACCCACGCGATCGAGCCGCCGCCCGCCCCGACGGTCACGATGTCGATCATCGGGATCTTGCAGGGGTAGGGGCCGATGCTCCCCTCGGTGGTGAGGCTAGGCTCACCGTTGATCACCACGGCGACGTCGGTGGAGGTGCCGCCGCCGTCCAGGGTGATCACGCTCGGGTGGCCGGCGTTCGCCGCGATCAGCGCGGCCCCGAGGGCGCCGGCGGCCGGGCCGGAGAGCACCGTGGCGATCGGCTGGTGCACCACCTCGGCGGCCGAGAGGATGCCGCCGTTGCTCTTCATGACCGAGAACCCGCGGCCGAGCCGCTCGGTGAGGTTGCCGATGTACTGCCGGATCACCGGCTTGACCGCGGCGTCCACCAGGGTGGTGACCGACCGCTCGTACTCGCGGTACTCCCGCAGCACGTCGCTGGAGATCGAGACCACGGCCTCGGGGTGCTCGCGCGCCAGCACCTCGCGCATGCGCCGCTCGTGCTCCGGGTTGGCGTACGAGTGGAGGAAGCAGACGCCGATCGCGGTGATCCCGCGCTCCTTGAACCACCGCGCCACCCGGACGGCCTCCTCCTCGTCGAACGGCCGGACCTCCCGGCCGAGGTGGTCGAGCCGCCCTCCGACGGTCTTCACCCGGTGCACCGGGACGATCCGCGGCGGCTTCACCCAGAAGTAGGAGTTGCCGTACCCATCCGGCACGCTCTGCCGGGCGATCTCCAAGATGAACTCGAAGCCCTCGGTCGTGATGAACCCGAGGTGGGACATGCCCTCGGGACGCTCTTGGAGGAGCAGGTTGGTGGCGACCGTCGTGCCGTGGACGATCGCCGCCACCGCGCCGATGTCGCAGGAGCCGCCATAGGCCTCGAGGACCTTGTGGACGGCTGCCATGAATCCCTCGGCTGGATCGGCAGGAGTAGAGGGGGTCTTGGTGGTGATGATCTGGCCGGTCTCGTCATCCACCAGAACGACGTCGGTGAATGTGCCCCCGGTGTCGACCCCGATGCGGACGCTAGGCATATTCCGTGTTTACCGATCGGCTCCGACCCGCCGAACCGGCGCACTCTGCCGAATAAAAAGCGCCCCCTCGTCAGACCCTGCCACAGAAGATCTCCGCGCGTCCGGCTCCCGTCCGGGAATCGCGCCGGGAAACGCGCGCGGAAAACCGCGGAGAAGACTTTTCCGGGAAAACACGAATGGGCGACCCGCACGGGTCGCCCATGCCCATCGCCTGCACCGGGCGGGCGGGCCCGCCGGTACCGCGGCGGAGCGAGCCCGGCCCACCCCGGCCCGGGGCCGCCCCACCGGGCCCCGTCCCCGCCCGGCGCAGGCGTCAGCGGCGCCGCGAGCGGCCGAGGAGCCAGCCGACGACGGCGCTGCCGAGCGCCACGGCCGCCCCGAGGCCGAACGCGGTGACCAGTGACCAGGACGGAGCCCCGGCCGGGCGGGCCGGCCCACCGGCCTCCCGGGTGAACACCTTGGCGGTCTCCCGCGGTGCGGCCGCGGGCTCGGCGGCGGCCGCCTCCGGAGCGGCCTGCTCCGGAACCGCCTGCTCGGGGGCCTGCTGCCCGGCCGCGGCGGCCGCGCCCGACAGCAGGTGCCGCTCGACGGCGGTGAAGAACTCGTTCGCCATCCGCTTCGCCACCGAGCTGAGCATCCGCTGGCCGACCCCGCCGATCATGCCGCCGACGACGGCATCGGCGTCGTAGTCGACCCGGGTGCCGCCCTCGACCTCGCTGAGCCGGACCTGCACGGTCGCCTCGACCGTGCCCGGGGCACCCTGCCCCTGCGCCTTGAGCACGAACCGCTCCGGCTCCTGGGGGTCGACGAGCGCCACCTGGCCCTGGTACACCCCCTTGATCGAGGCGACGCCGGCGGTCAGCGTCATCGAATAGACATCCGTGCCGACCTCCTGCAGGCGCTCGCACCCGGGGATGGTCCGTACCAGAACCTCGGGGTCGTGGAAAGCCTCCCATAGGCGTTTGCGCTCCACCCCGAGCGTTGCACTGCCAACGACCTTCATGGGCACCTCCGATGCCGAGCACCCTAAGGATTCACTTCACCCGGGGAGAACGGCAAGATCTGCCCCCTGTCGGGCTTTCCCTCATGAAGAATTCACAGGATTTCGCGGGCCGCGCGATGGTGAAAAACGCGGCGGCCGGGCCGAGCGCCGCGGTCCCGCTTCAAAAGGGAGCGCGTGCTCCCGTTCGGGCCCGCCGGCACCGGCCCGGCCGCTCCCCCGGCCGGGATCCGCGGTCAGCCGACCGAGGCGTGCTCCCGCGCCTTGCGCAGCTCGTACAGCTCGGACGGGGAGATCGGCATCCGGTCGATGGGGAAGCCCTCCGCGTCCTCGATGGCCGAGGCGATGACCGCCGAGACCGGGATCACGCCCGCCTCGCCCGCGCCCTTGATGCCGAGCGGGTTGAGCGGCGAGGGCGTCTCCAGGTGGTCGGTCTCGATCCGCGGCACCTCGGTGGCGTACGGGATGAGGAAGTCCATGAACGAGGCGTTGAGCAGCTGCCCGTGCTCGTCGTAGACGAGCCGCTCGTAGAGCGCGCCGCCGACGCCCTGGGCGACTCCCCCGTGGACCTGCCCCTCCACGATCATCGGGTTGATGAGCCGGCCGCAGTCGTGCACCACCGCGTACTTGAGGATCTTGATCTCGGCCGTCTCGGGGTCGGTCTCCACGATCGCCGCGTGCATGCCGCTGGCGAACGTCGACCGGACGGGCGAGTAGTAGTCCTTGCCCTCCAGCCCCGGCTCCTCGCCCTCCTCCACCGGGGGCCGGTCCATGGACGTCGCCCCGGCGAACTGGGTGGCGCGCTTGGCCTCCTCGTCGAACGCGTACCGCAGCGGGTTGGCGAGCACGGCGACGGTCGCCAGCGGGATCGACACCGACGGCGCGCCGACCACGTGCACCACCCCGTCGGTGATGGTGAGGTCGCGCGGGTCGGCCTCCAGCGCCTCGGCCGCGATCTTCAGCGCCTTCTCCCGCACCTTCCGGCAGGCGAGCGCGATCGCGTTCCCGCTCATCACGGCCGCCCGGGAGGCGAAGGTGCCCACCGCGTACCCGAACCGGCGGGTGTCCCCGGTGACCACGGTCACCTTCTCGATCGGCACGCCGAGCTCGGTCGCGGCGATCTGCGCGAAGACCGTCTCGTGCCCCTGCCCCTGCGAGGTGAGGCCGGTCGAGACGTGGACCCGCCCGTCGGTGGTGATCTGGACGTGCCCGCCCTCGTACGGGCCGACGCCGGTGCCCTCGACGTAGCAGCCGATGCCGATGCCGAGCCGCCGCCCCTCCGCGGCCGCCTTGGCCTTCAGCTCCGGGAACGAGTCCCAGCCGATCAGCTTCTTGAGCATCCGCAGGGCCTCGGGGTAGTTGCCGCTGTCGTAGATGAGCGGCCGCCCGTCCTGGAAGATCAGGCCCTGGTCGTACGGGAACTCATCGGGCTGGATGAAGTTCACGGCCCGCACCTCGGTCCGGTCCTTGCCGAGGTACGCCGCGATCTTGTCCATGGTGCGCTCCATGCAGAACACGCCCTGCGGGCGGCCGGCGCCCCGGTACGGCGTGACCTGCACGGTGTTGGTGTAGAGCGAGGAGAACTCGACCCGGTAGGCGCCGATCTTGTACGGCCCGAGCAGCTGGGTCGAGGTGATGATCGGCACGATGATCCCGTACGGCGTGTACGCGCCGTGGTCGTGGAGGATGTTCACGTCCAGGCCGAGGATGCGGCCGTCGTCGTCGAACCCCACCCGGACGTACTGCACCTGGGCCCGCTCGTGGGCCGAGGAGATGAAGTGCTCCCGGCGGTCCTCGGTCCACTTGATCTCCCGGTTGAGCTGCCGGGCGGCCCACGGGATGAGGATCTCCTCCGGCCACGGGTGCATGATCTTGACGCCGAAGCCGCCGCCCACGTCCGGGGCGATCACCTCGACCTTCGGCAGCGGGAGCCCGAGCTTGGCCGCGATCGCCATCCGGACGCTGGTCGAGGTCTGCGTGGACGAGTAGACCCGCAGCGACTCGTCGTCCGGGTCCCACCGGGCGTACACGCCCCTGCCCTCCATCGGCATGGAGGCGCTGCGCTCGATGTCGAGCCGGAACGCGAGGGTGTGCGGCGCGTCCTCGATCATCTCCCGCGCCGAGCGGCCGTCGGCGGAGCGCACCTCCTGCACCAGGTGCGCGCCCACGTTGCCGGGCACGTCCGGGTGGACCAGGTGCTCCCCGCGGGCCGCCTCCTCCACGCCGATGACCGGCTTGAGCGGCTCGTACTCGACCTTGATCAGGTCGCAGGCGTCCTCGGCGACGTACCGGTCGCGGGCGACGACCATGACCACCGGCTCGCCCACGTGCCGGACCACGTCCTTGGCGAGCGCGTACGCGGTCCTGCCGTGGGTGAGCGCGGGGTGCGGGATCAGCAGCGGCAGCGGCTCGGCGATCGCACCGGGCAGGTCCTCCCACGTGTAGATGGCGACCAGCCCGTCCACGTCGAGCGCGGCCGACACGTCGATGTCGACGATCCGGGCGTGGGCGTGGGGCGACCGGACGAACGCGGCCGCGAGCGCGTCCCGGCCCAGATCGTCGAGGTACCGCCCGTTGCCGGTGACCAAGCGGGGGTCCTCACGCCGCTGCACCGGCTCCCCGAACAGCTGCGTCGTCACTGGGCCTCCTCCGCCTGGATCTCGGCGGCCCGGCGGACCGCCTTGATGATGTTCTGGTAACCGGTGCACCGGCACAGGTTGCCGGCGATGCCCTCCACGATCTCGTCGTCGGTGGGGGACGGGTTCTCCCGGAGGAACGCCGTGATGGTGGTGAGGAAGCCGGGGGTGCAGAACCCGCACTGCAGCGCGTGGCACTCGATGAAGGCGCGCTGCACCGGCGAGAGCTCGCCGTCCTTGGCGAGGCCCTCGACCGTGGTGATCTCGTGCCCGTCCGCGGTGACCGCCAGGGTCAGGCACGAGCGCACCGGCTCCCCGTCGAGGAGCACCGTGCACGCGCCGCACACCCCGTGCTCACAGCCGACGTGCGTGCCGGTGAGGCCGAGGTCGTGCCGCAGGCAGTCGGAGAGCAGCCGGCGCACCGGTACCGTCGCCTCCCGCACCACCCCGTTCACCGTGAGGGTGATGCTCCGGGTGCACTCCGTGTCGATCTCCTCTGTCCGCTCGCTCATTCCTCACTCTCCCCCGCGGCGTCGGCGGCGCTCCGCAGTGCCCGTACCGCGAGCACCCCGGTCAGATGCCGCCGGTATTCGGCGGTCGCGTGGATGTCCGCCTCCGGGTCGATCCGCTCGCGCACCGCGTCCGCGACCGCGTCCCAGTCCACGGAGGACGCCGGGCGGGCTCCGCAGACCGCGGTGACGTCGATGACCACGGGGACCGGGCCGACGCTCACGCACGCGACGCGGGCCGACCTGATCCGCAGGTCCTCGTCGAGGGTGACGGCCGCGGCCACGCCCGCCATCGCGTAGTCGCCGTGGCGCCGGGAGACCTCGCAGAACGCGGTGCCCGAGCGCTCCGGCAGCGCCGGGAAGAACGCCGACACGGCGAGCTCGCCCGGCTGCAGCGCCGTCTCCAGGGGGCCGACGAAGAACTCCGCGGCGGGGACGTCCCGCTCCCCGCGGCTGCTGGCGAGCCGTACGGAGCCGCCGAGCAGGGCGAGGACGGCGGGCATCTCCGCGGAGGGGTCGGCGTGGACGATGCTGCCGACCACGGTCCCCCGGTTGCGGATCACCGGGTGGGCGACGTGGTGGAGCGCCTGGGCGAGGAGCGGCTGGACCGCCCTCGCCTCGGCCGAGCGCTCCACCGCCCGGTGCCGGGCGAGCGCGCCCACCCGCACCCCGCCGGGCTCGGCGGTGATCGTGTTCAGCTCGGTGATCCGGTTGATGTCGACCAGATGGGCAGGGGCGGCCAGCCGCATGTTGAGCAGCGGGATCAGGCTCTGGCCGCCCGCCAGGACCTTGCCGTCCGGGCCGAGCCGGGCGAGGAGGTCGACCGCCTCGCCCAGCTCGGCCGGATCGTGGTAGCGAAAGGCTGGTGGTTTCACCGGTTTCCTGTGATTCAGACTGATGCGTCTCGTTCGGCTGGGGCCTTCTCACTCACCGCCGCCTGCGTGCCCGGCCGGTTCGCGATCCAGCGGAGCACGTGATACCCGCCGAGGACCACGATCGTGCCGAGCGCGATGCCGGCGAGCGAGAAGTCGTCGGTGATCTGGTGGGTGACCGGGCCGATGGCGAGGATGATCCCGGCGCCGACCGGGACCATGTTCACCGGGTCGGAGAAGTCCACCCGGTTCTCGATCCAGATCTTCGCGCCGAGCAGGCCGATCATGCCGTACAGGATCACGGTCACGCCGCCGAGGACGCCGTCCGGCGTGGCCGACACCAGGGCGCCGAACTTCGGGCAGAGGCCGAAGAGGATGGCGATGATCGCGGCGATGTAGTAGGCCGCGGTCGAGTACACCCGGGTGGCGGCCATGACGCCGATGTTCTCGGCATAGGTGGTGGTCGGAGAGCCACCGACCGAGGTGGCCACGACGGTGGCGACACCGTCGGCCATGACCGCCCGGCCCATGTACGGGTCGACGTCCGTGCCGGTCATCTCGCCGACCGCCTTGACGTGCCCCACGTTCTCCGCGATCAGGGCGATCACGGCGGGGAGCACCAGGACGATCGCCGAGAACTCGAAGGCGGGACCGTGGAACTGCGGCAGGCCGATCCAGTCGGCCGCGGCCACGTTCTCCAGGTTGACCCGGTAGTGCGGGGCGACCTCGCCGGTGGCCGTGGGCGAGGTGATCTGGCCGACGGTCACGTCGAGGACCCAGGAGAGCACGTACCCGAAGATCAGGCCGAGCAGGATCCCGATCCGGCCGAGGAAGCCCTTGAACAGGACGATGAAGAGCCCCGTCACCACCATCGTGATCAGCGCGACCCACTGGTCCTTGGGCCAGTAGACCTGGGCGACCACGTAGGCGAGGCCGAAGCCGATGAGCATGACCACGGCACCGGTCACCACCGGCGGGAAGATCCGGTTGATGATCCGGACGCCGAGGAAGTGGATGGCCACGCCCACGGCGGCGAGGACCAGACCGGCGACGAGGATCGCGCCGGTCACCGTGGCGTCATCGCCCTGCGCCGCCCGGATGGCGGCCACGCCGCCGACGAACGACGCGGACGAACCGAGATAGCTCGGGATCTTCCCCTGGACGATGAGCAGGAACAAGATCGTGGCGACGCCGGACATCATGACCGCGATGTTCGGGTCGAGCCCCATGACGACGGGGAACACGAACGTGGCGCCGAACATCGCGACCACGTGCTGAAAACCGAACCCGATCATCCGCGGCCAGCTCAGCCGCTCGTCGGGCTTGACCACCTCACCGGGCGCCAGCGTCTTGCCGTCGCCGTGCACCTTCCATCTGAGGGCCATGCGAGCTCCTTCAGCTACAGGCCGAGGGCCGGTGGACACCCCGCACTCGTCCCTCCGTGGCACTTGCTGCCGTTGTGTGGACTGTTTGCGGCACTGTAGGACCGGCGTCGGCGCTAGACATGGGCAGGATTTGCCAAACCGTATCGGCTAGTCGCGTCAGATGCCCCGCATGCGCAACACGTGCAGGGCGAGGGTGAGATTGAGCCTTAAGTGCGGGTCCTGGGTGAAGCAGCCGAGCATGCGCTCGAGCTTGCTGATCCGGTACCGCAGCGTGTTGTAGTGGAAGTGCAGCCGCCGCGCGGTCTCGGCCACGTTGAGGTTGGTCTCCAGCAGCACCTGGAGGGTCCGCCGCAGGTCGGCGTTGTCCGGGTCGTCGTCCCCGGCGAGCGGGCCGAGCGTCTCCTTGACGAACGCGTGCAGCTCGCCGGTGTCCTTCACCAACGAGAGCAGCCGGTAGACGCCGAGCTCGTCGAAGTGCGCGATCGCGCCGGCCCCGTGGAGCTGGCGGCCCACCCGGGCGGCCTTCAGCGCCTGGCCGTACGCCCCGGGGAGCGCGCCGGCGTCCTGGGCCACCCGGCTGATGCCGGTGGAGAACGTGCCGTCGGGTACGGCGGAGCGGGCGTCGCGGGCGAGCCGTACCGGGTCCACGGAGGAGCCGACCACGGCGACGACCTCGTGGGAGAACCCGGCGACCGCGCCGCACGGGTCGTGCTTGCGCACCGCGGCCTGCCAGGCGGAGACCATCCGGTCCTGGATCGGCCGCTCCACCGCGTCCGGGTCGATCTCCGCCACGAGCACGCACATCGGGCGCTCCAGGTCCCAGCCGAACGCCCGGGCGCGGTCGGTGACCCGGGCGCCGCCCCGGCCGGCGAGCACGTCCCGCAGGAAGTCGGCGCGGTACTTGCTCTCGACCGCGGTGATGGCCTCCTGCTTGGTGATGACCAGCGCGGCCACGGTCGCGGCCCGCTCCAGGATCTGGATCTCGCCCGCGCCGAGCGGCTCGTGCGGGCTGTACGCGGCGATCCGGCCGTAGTGGTGGCCGCCCGCCACCACGGGCACGGCCGTGTAGTGGTGGTCGGCCTCGAACACCGGGGTGATCGACGTGGCGGTCACGTCGGCCGCGGCCGCGTGGATCTCGCGTAACCGCGCCACCTGGGCGGGGTCGCCGGCGGTGGCGAGGATCCGGCCCGAGCGGTCGACGGCCGCGACCGCCACCTGCAGCAGGCCCGCGACCTCGGCGGTCACCTCGCGCAGCCCGCCGCCGGCGAGCACGATCTGGACCAGCGCCCGGTGGGCCTCCTCGGTCCGGGCGAGCATGGCCGCCTGGCGGTTGAGGATGTCGGTGAGGACCTGGTTGAGGATGTCGTCGAAGCCGACGTCGTTGGGGAGCAAGATCAGGGGGAAGGCGAGCCGGTCGGCCTGCTCGACCATCACCTCGGGCAGCTCGTCCAGGTAACGGCCGAGCTTGATCGCCAGCGCGGACAGCCCGCGCTCGTCCAGGTCGGCCACGAGCCGGTCGAGCGACTGGGGCGTGTTGCGCAGCGGATACCCGGTGGTGAGCAGCAGCTCGTTGGGCTTCACCCAGGCGAGGATGTCCGGGACCTCCATGACGTTGAGCCGCTGGACGATGCGGCCCAGCCCGTCCTTTCCGGCGATGAGCTGTGCGTCGGCCAGGGTGGAGACCTCGAGCACTTCGCCGACCGAGATGCCGTGCAGGATCTTTCCGGTACTCGCCAATCGCAGCGCCGGGGGCGCCGGCTCGTTCGTCATCGCGCAACTCCGGGGGGTGCCGGGCCTTCCTTGTGGCGCCGATTGTGCACGAGGTCACCTCCTGTCAGGAAGAGCCAAGCATCCGGCCGACTGTTGGCAGCTTTCTCCGTACGGTGCCGGGGCGGCGGACTCTACCGTCGGAATCGCTTGTCGTCAGGAGGTCCTGTGAGCGTTGGCACGCGCCTGGAGCGGCGAACGACGGGGAAGTGGGGCCGTACCCGCCGGCAGACCGTCTTCGCCGGCGGCGCGGCCAGCGTCGCCCTGCGCCCGGCGGTGCAGGCGCCACGGCGCCCGGCCCGCGTGCTCGCCGTGTTCCCCGCCGCCGCCTACCTGGAGGTGCGGAGCGGGGCCGAGCCGCGGGTGATCGCACTCGTGACCCCGGACGCCGTCCGGCCGCCCAACGCGATCGTGGTCGGCTTCGCCGGGCAGGCCGGGCCGGCCGACCTCGCGGCCGTGCTCTCCTGCGATGACGAGGCCTGGGTCGGAGAGGGGATGGCCGGCGCCGGGCGGCTCTGCGTCACGGTCCACCGCTGGTGGGACCCGGCGCCCCCGCTCGGCGCGGCCGATCCGGAGTCGCTGCGGCGAGGCCTCGCCGCGCTCGACGAGATCATCGCCACCGCGCCGCGGCGGCCGGGGCTCGACCTCGGCGGCGACGCCGCCCGGCTCGCGGCGGGCTGCCGCACCGGCTCGCTCGCCGACGCGGTCACCGCGGCGGAACGGCTCATCGGGCTCGGCCCGGGCCTGACCCCGAGCGGTGACGACATGCTGTGCGGCCTGCTCGTCGCGATGCGCCGGCTCGGTCACGCGGCCGGGGCGCCGCGGGCGGTCTGGTTCGCCGACTGGCTCGCCGCGACGGTGACGTACCACGCCCGCACCAGCACGACGCCGATCTCCGCCACCCTCCTCCACTGCGCCGCCCGCGGGGAGGCGTCCCGGGAGGTGCTCGCAGTGCTCCACGGCCTCACCGGCCGCCGGCCGCTCGCCCCCGCGGTCCACCGCCTGCTGGAGGTCGGCCACACCTCGGGCGCCGACCTGCTGTGGGGCATCCACGCCGGCCTGTCCGCCGTCCTTGTCCATTGGGAGCGTCCTTGAACGATCTGGTCGAAGTACGCGCAGGCGTCTACCACGACTCGGTGACCCTCATGCGGGTGAGCCAGGCGCTCTCCGCGCGGCCCGGGGTGGAGGTCGCCGTCGTCGCGATGGCCACCGAGCTCAACGTCGCACTCGCCCGCGATCTCGGCTTCACCGTGCCGCCCGCCACCCCGGGCGACCTGCTGATCGCGATCCGCGCCGCCTCGGAGGACGAGCTCTCCGCGGCGGTCGCCGAACTGGACCGGAGGCTCGCCGAGCGGACGGCCGGCGGCGGCGCCGGCCGGCAGGACGAGGCCCACCCGCGCACGACCCGGTCGGCCGCGCGGTCGTGGGACGCGACCATGGTCCTGGTGAGCGTTCCGGGCGAGCACGCGTTCGCCGAGGCGCTCGACGCCATCGAGGCCGGGCTCTCCGTCATGATCTTCAGCGACAACGTCCCGGTGGAGCAGGAGATCCTGCTCAAGGACCGGGCGCGGGAGCGCGGCGTGCTGGTCATGGGCCCGGACTGCGGCACCGCGGTGGTCGCCGGGGCCGGCCTCGGCTTCGCCAACGTCCTCCGGCCCGGGCCGGTCGGGGTGGTGGCCGCCTCCGGCACCGGCGCCCAGCAGGTGACGAGCCTGCTCGACCACGCGGGCGTGGGCGTCAGCCACGTGCTCGGCGTGGGCGGCCGGGACCTGTCGGCGGAGGTCGGCGGGCGCTCGGCGGTGCAGGCGCTGCGCGCGCTCGACGAGGACCCGGCGACCGAGCTGATCGTGCTGATCTCCAAGCCGCCCGCGCCCGAGGCGGCGGCCGCGGTCCGCGAGCTCGGGCTCACCAAGCCCGTGGTCTACGCGCTGCTCGGGCCCGGCCAGGAGGACCTCACCACGGCGACGGAGAAGGTGCTCGGCGCCCTCGGCCGGCCGGTGCCGGAGTGGCCGTCGTGGCCGGCCCCGGGTGAGCCCGCGCGGCCGGCGCCGCAGAGCCTGCGCGGCCTGTACTCGGGCGGCACGCTCTGCACCGAGGCCGAGCTGATCGTGGGCACGGGCGAGTTCACCGACTTCGGCGACGACGCGTACACGCGGGGACGCGCCCACCCGATGATCGACCCCACGCTCCGCCTCGAGGCGCTCGCCGAGGTCGACTCCGGCGTGGTGCTCCTCGACGTGGTGCTCGGCCACGGGGCCGACCCCGACCCGGCCGCGAAGCTGGCCCCGGCCATCGAGGCGGCCCGGGCTCGGGGGGTGAACGTGGTGGTCGCGCTCATCGGCACCGAGGGCGACCCGCAGGGCCTGCGCACTCAGGCCGCCCGGTTGAACGAAGCGGGAGCGGCCGTGTTCACCTCGAACGCGGCCGCCGCCCGGCACGCGAGGTGGATGATCGGAGCCGCATGACCCTCTCGATGCTGAACCAAGAGCCGCGTGTGATCACGGTGGGGGCCGCCCTCCTCGACGAGGCCCTCGACCGGCAGGCCGTGCCCCGGCGGCCGGTGGACTGGCGGCCGCCGCTCCCCGGCACCTCGGAGGCGCTCGCCAAGGTGCTCGCCGACCCGCGCCGCGAGGAGGCCAACCGGACCGCGGTGGGGCGGATGCTCTCCGCGCGCCCCCAGCTCGTCGGCGTCCGGCCGGCCCGGGAGGTGCTCGGCCTGGAGCCGGGGACGTTCTTCCACGCCGGCCCGCCGATCACCTGGGAGCGGGCCTCGGGGCCGATGCGCGGCGCCCTGATCGGGGCGATGCTGTTCGAAGGGCTCGCCGCCACCCCGGAGGAGGCGGAGGCGGCCCTGGCCTCGGGCAAGGGGATCACCCTCGACTCCTGCCACCACCACCGCGCCGTGGGCCCGATGGCGGGGGTGGTGAGCCCGTCGATGTGGATGTTCGAGGTCGTCGACGCCGAGCACGGCGGCACCGCGTACTGCTCGCTCAACGAGGGCCTGGGCAAGGTGCTCCGCTACGGCGCCTACGGGCCGGAGGTGATCGAGCGCCTGCGGTGGATGGGCGAGGTGCTCGGCCCGGTGCTCCAGGCGGCGCTGCAGAAGACGGGCCCGATCGACCTCAAGACGCTGATCGCCCAGGCGCTGCAGATGGGCGACGAGCTCCACAACCGCAACCGCGCCGCCACCTCGCTGCTGCTGCGCGAGCTCGCCCCGGCGATCGTGGACGCGGCCCCGGAGCGCGCCGCCGAGGTGCTGCGCTTCATCAATGGGAATGATC of Thermobispora bispora DSM 43833 contains these proteins:
- a CDS encoding FAD binding domain-containing protein, whose product is MKPPAFRYHDPAELGEAVDLLARLGPDGKVLAGGQSLIPLLNMRLAAPAHLVDINRITELNTITAEPGGVRVGALARHRAVERSAEARAVQPLLAQALHHVAHPVIRNRGTVVGSIVHADPSAEMPAVLALLGGSVRLASSRGERDVPAAEFFVGPLETALQPGELAVSAFFPALPERSGTAFCEVSRRHGDYAMAGVAAAVTLDEDLRIRSARVACVSVGPVPVVIDVTAVCGARPASSVDWDAVADAVRERIDPEADIHATAEYRRHLTGVLAVRALRSAADAAGESEE
- a CDS encoding uracil-xanthine permease family protein, whose translation is MALRWKVHGDGKTLAPGEVVKPDERLSWPRMIGFGFQHVVAMFGATFVFPVVMGLDPNIAVMMSGVATILFLLIVQGKIPSYLGSSASFVGGVAAIRAAQGDDATVTGAILVAGLVLAAVGVAIHFLGVRIINRIFPPVVTGAVVMLIGFGLAYVVAQVYWPKDQWVALITMVVTGLFIVLFKGFLGRIGILLGLIFGYVLSWVLDVTVGQITSPTATGEVAPHYRVNLENVAAADWIGLPQFHGPAFEFSAIVLVLPAVIALIAENVGHVKAVGEMTGTDVDPYMGRAVMADGVATVVATSVGGSPTTTYAENIGVMAATRVYSTAAYYIAAIIAILFGLCPKFGALVSATPDGVLGGVTVILYGMIGLLGAKIWIENRVDFSDPVNMVPVGAGIILAIGPVTHQITDDFSLAGIALGTIVVLGGYHVLRWIANRPGTQAAVSEKAPAERDASV
- a CDS encoding PucR family transcriptional regulator, giving the protein MTNEPAPPALRLASTGKILHGISVGEVLEVSTLADAQLIAGKDGLGRIVQRLNVMEVPDILAWVKPNELLLTTGYPLRNTPQSLDRLVADLDERGLSALAIKLGRYLDELPEVMVEQADRLAFPLILLPNDVGFDDILNQVLTDILNRQAAMLARTEEAHRALVQIVLAGGGLREVTAEVAGLLQVAVAAVDRSGRILATAGDPAQVARLREIHAAAADVTATSITPVFEADHHYTAVPVVAGGHHYGRIAAYSPHEPLGAGEIQILERAATVAALVITKQEAITAVESKYRADFLRDVLAGRGGARVTDRARAFGWDLERPMCVLVAEIDPDAVERPIQDRMVSAWQAAVRKHDPCGAVAGFSHEVVAVVGSSVDPVRLARDARSAVPDGTFSTGISRVAQDAGALPGAYGQALKAARVGRQLHGAGAIAHFDELGVYRLLSLVKDTGELHAFVKETLGPLAGDDDPDNADLRRTLQVLLETNLNVAETARRLHFHYNTLRYRISKLERMLGCFTQDPHLRLNLTLALHVLRMRGI
- a CDS encoding DUF2877 domain-containing protein, which codes for MSVGTRLERRTTGKWGRTRRQTVFAGGAASVALRPAVQAPRRPARVLAVFPAAAYLEVRSGAEPRVIALVTPDAVRPPNAIVVGFAGQAGPADLAAVLSCDDEAWVGEGMAGAGRLCVTVHRWWDPAPPLGAADPESLRRGLAALDEIIATAPRRPGLDLGGDAARLAAGCRTGSLADAVTAAERLIGLGPGLTPSGDDMLCGLLVAMRRLGHAAGAPRAVWFADWLAATVTYHARTSTTPISATLLHCAARGEASREVLAVLHGLTGRRPLAPAVHRLLEVGHTSGADLLWGIHAGLSAVLVHWERP